NNNNNNNNNNNNNNNNNNNNNNNNNNNNNNNNNNNNNNNNNNNNNNNNNNNNNNNNNNNNNNNNNNNNNNNNNNNNNNNNNNNNNNNNNNNNNNNNNNNNNNNNNNNNNNNNNNNNNNNNNNNNNNNNNNNNNNNNNNNNNNNNNNNNNNNNNNNNNNNNNNNNNNNNNNNNNNNNNNNNNNNNNNNNNNNNNNNNNNNNNNNNNNNNNNNNNNNNNNNNNNNNNNNNNNNNNNNNNNNNNNNNNNNNNNNNNNNNNNNNNNNNNNNNNNNNNNNNNNNNNNNNNNNNNNNNNNNNNNNNNNNNNNNNNNNNNNNNNNNNNNNNNNNNNNNNNNNNNNNNNNNNNNNNNNNNNNNNNNNNNNNNNNNNNNNNNNNNNNNNNNNNNNNNNNNNNNNNNNNNNNNNNNNNNNNNNNNNNNNNNNNNNNNNNNNNNNNNNNNNNNNNNNNNNNNNNNNNNNNNNNNNNNNNNNNNNNNNNNNNNNNNNNNNNNNNNNNNNNNNNNNNNNNNNNNNNNNNNNNNNNNNNNNNNNNNNNNNNNNNNNNNNNNNNNNNNNNNNNNNNNNNNNNNNNNNNNNNNNNNNNNNNNNNNNNNNNNNNNNNNNNNNNNNNNNNNNNNNNNNNNNNNNNNNNNNNNNNNNNNNNNNNNNNNNNNNNNNNNNNNNNNNNNNNNNNNNNNNNNNNNNNNNNNNNNNNNNNNNNNNNNNNNNNNNNNNNNNNNNNNNNNNNNNNNNNNNNNNNNNNNNNNNNNNNNNNNNNNNNNNNNNNNNNNNNNNNNNNNNNNNNNNNNNNNNNNNNNNNNNNNNNNNNNNNNNNNNNNNNNNNNNNNNNNNNNNNNNNNNNNNNNNNNNNNNNNNNNNNNNNNNNNNNNNNNNNNNNNNNNNNNNNNNNNNNNNNNNNNNNNNNNNNNNNNNNNNNNNNNNNNNNNNNNNNNNNNNNNNNNNNNNNNNNNNNNNNNNNNNNNNNNNNNNNNNNNNNNNNNNNNNNNNNNNNNNNNNNNNNNNNNNNNNNNNNNNNNNNNNNNNNNNNNNNNNNNNNNNNNNNNNNNNNNNNNNNNNNNNNNNNNNNNNNNNNNNNNNNNNNNNNNNNNNNNNNNNNNNNNNNNNNNNNNNNNNNNNNNNNNNNNNNNNNNNNNNNNNNNNNNNNNNNNNNNNNNNNNNNNNNNNNNNNNNNNNNNNNNNNNNNNNNNNNNNNNNNNNNNNNNNNNNNNNNNNNNNNNNNNNNNNNNNNNNNNNNNNNNNNNNNNNNNNNNNNNNNNNNNNNNNNNNNNNNNNNNNNNNNNNNNNNNNNNNNNNNNNNNNNNNNNNNNNNNNNNNNNNNNNNNNNNNNNNNNNNNNNNNNNNNNNNNNNNNNNNNNNNNNNNNNNNNNNNNNNNNNNNNNNNNNNNNNNNNNNNNNNNNNNNNNNNNNNNNNNNNNNNNNNNNNNNNNNNNNNNNNNNNNNNNNNNNNNNNNNNNNNNNNNNNNNNNNNNNNNNNNNNNNNNNNNNNNNNNNNNNNNNNNNNNNNNNNNNNNNNNNNNNNNNNNNNNNNNNNNNNNNNNNNNNNNNNNNNNNNNNNNNNNNNNNNNNNNNNNNNNNNNNNNNNNNNNNNNNNNNNNNNNNNNNNNNNNNNNNNNNNNNNNNNNNNNNNNNNNNNNNNNNNNNNNNNNNNNNNNNNNNNNNNNNNNNNNNNNNNNNNNNNNNNNNNNNNNNNNNNNNNNNNNNNNNNNNNNNNNNNNNNNNNNNNNNNNNNNNNNNNNNNNNNNNNNNNNNNNNNNNNNNNNNNNNNNNNNNNNNNNNNNNNNNNNNNNNNNNNNNNNNNNNNNNNNNNNNNNNNNNNNNNNNNNNNNNNNNNNNNNNNNNNNNNNNNNNNNNNNNNNNNNNNNNNNNNNNNNNNNNNNNNNNNNNNNNNNNNNNNNNNNNNNNNNNNNNNNNNNNNNNNNNNNNNNNNNNNNNNNNNNNNNNNNNNNNNNNNNNNNNNNNNNNNNNNNNNNNNNNNNNNNNNNNNNNNNNNNNNNNNNNNNNNNNNNNNNNNNNNNNNNNNNNNNNNNNNNNNNNNNNNNNNNNNNNNNNNNNNNNNNNNNNNNNNNNNNNNNNNNNNNNNNNNNNNNNNNNNNNNNNNNNNNNNNNNNNNNNNNNNNNNNNNNNNNNNNNNNNNNNNNNNNNNNNNNNNNNNNNNNNNNNNNNNNNNNNNNNNNNNNNNNNNNNNNNNNNNNNNNNNNNNNNNNNNNNNNNNNNNNNNNNNNNNNNNNNNNNNNNNNNNNNNNNNNNNNNNNNNNNNNNNNNNNNNNNNNNNNNNNNNNNNNNNNNNNNNNNNNNNNNNNNNNNNNNNNNNNNNNNNNNNNNNNNNNNNNNNNNNNNNNNNNNNNNNNNNNNNNNNNNNNNNNNNNNNNNNNNNNNNNNNNNNNNNNNNNNNNNNNNNNNNNNNNNNNNNNNNNNNNNNNNNNNNNNNNNNNNNNNNNNNNNNNNNNNNNNNNNNNNNNNNNNNNNNNNNNNNNNNNNNNNNNNNNNNNNNNNNNNNNNNNNNNNNNNNNNNNNNNNNNNNNNNNNNNNNNNNNNNNNNNNNNNNNNNNNNNNNNNNNNNNNNNNNNNNNNNNNNNNNNNNNNNNNNNNNNNNNNNNNNNNNNNNNNNNNNNNNNNNNNNNNNNNNNNNNNNNNNNNNNNNNNNNNNNNNNNNNNNNNNNNNNNNNNNNNNNNNNNNNNNNNNNNNNNNNNNNNNNNNNNNNNNNNNNNNNNNNNNNNNNNNNNNNNNNNNNNNNNNNNNNNNNNNNNNNNNNNNNNNNNNNNNNNNNNNNNNNNNNNNNNNNNNNNNNNNNNNNNNNNNNNNNNNNNNNNNNNNNNNNNNNNNNNNNNNNNNNNNNNNNNNNNNNNNNNNNNNNNNNNNNNNNNNNNNNNNNNNNNNNNNNNNNNNNNNNNNNNNNNNNNNNNNNNNNNNNNNNNNNNNNNNNNNNNNNNNNNNNNNNNNNNNNNNNNNNNNNNNNNNNNNNNNNNNNNNNNNNNNNNNNNNNNNNNNNNNNNNNNNNNNNNNNNNNNNNNNNNNNNNNNNNNNNNNNNNNNNNNNNNNNNNNNNNNNNNNNNNNNNNNNNNNNNNNNNNNNNNNNNNNNNNNNNNNNNNNNNNNNNNNNNNNNNNNNNNNNNNNNNCAAAACCTGCCTGACCTGCATGGCCTCTTTCTGTGACGAGCACCTGCGGCCTCACCGGGAAAACCCAATATTTCGCCTCCACCAGCTGAGTGAGCCTGTGGGCGACCTGTCGGAGCGGATCTGCCCGGACCACCACAAGCTGATGGAGCTGTTCTGCAGCCAACATTGCCGTCCGATCTGCAGCCTCTGCCTCCAGCAAGTCCACAAAGGCTGTACCTTCGTGTCTCCTGAGGAGCAGAGGAACCTgatagaggtgtgtgtgtgtgtgtgtgtgtgtgtgtgtgtgtgtgtgtgtgaatattcACTCGACAGGAGTCTCACTACATTTCCTTTCTATAAATacatataatgtgttaattttAAGCATTAAAAGTTGCGGATAGGCAGGATTGGTTAGCCTACACAAGGCAAAGCCAGGCCTGTTGTTTTTCCTGGTTGTactgtctttgtgctaagctgaGTTAGCTGCTGGCTCCTATGGCAAGGTTTTCAAATTACTTTTACCTGACTGCTGATAAATTCTCATATTGACCATCATGGTGTTAtactaaaaaatatttacaaccAAATCGGGCTAAAATATATGAACATTTAGATGGAATAAAGcatgtttaacaacaaaaatgtacTCAGATGGAGGGGTCACTGTATTCTGATATTAATGTAGTATCTGGCATTATGCCCAGCAAGGCAGACAATCAGTTTCCATGTATACAGATGTGAGAGAGAACAACCGTCCTCCCAGTTATTTCTTTGATGCATTATCTGGAGATCATGAGTTAATTATTAACTATCTcgagtagggatgcacaataatattggcACGCCATTGGTATcagctgatattggctttaaaatgaaattaggaaatggccaacatgctttttcttattttgcacattgaatgaatattacatacattgaaaaatattgaatttcaTGTCTCTATCTGCTGGTGGCCCATCGTGATAGgagcatgcatgcataatatgatgttaattccgcTAGACTTGGTGATCATTAGAATTAGGTGGgcaaaaagtggatatatcgatattggtatcggttatcggtcaaataagttgttatatatcggcatatcggataCCAGTTAAAAATCCAATATTATGCATTCCTAATTTTGAGAAAATGAGCTTTGTCATCTTGAGATATGATGCAATTACAAAAAGATTAGGTGGTCAGAAGTGCCATGGCAGCATGCAACTGATTCAAGCTGAAAATGTCAGATCAAGAAGTACCAATTATTGATATCATTGATTGTATCAAATGGTCATGGCAATGGTGTAGTAGAGGGTTTACATTGATATACAGGGTATACCTACGACTTTTTCTGGCCGTTTACAGTGTACTCACctatcagacaaaaaaaaaagttggagagtatacccacttcctccttagAACCCTACTCATCTACCTAGGAGTACACTCACCtaatcaactaccactacaccactgagtAATGGTACTAAAGACACAATTTTGAAATAATTGATTAATAATTTTCAGCTAACGTCATTGAGAAGTAATTGGGAGAATGACCGTTCTCGGCCTCTGTAGTAATTGTAAGAAGGTGCTGCCATTTAAAGAATAGGCCACAGGACTTGCAGGAAGTGCATGCAGTTGTAAAAGCATTGTTTGCATTGTGCTCTAGGCCTTCCAATGAGGCTGTGGTGAGCAGGGTCTATACCAAACACAATGTAATCCTCTGTGTACTGAAGCTGTGCTCCATATCTGTCTTCATAGTCTGACCTCAGGGACAAGTTGGGCTTACTGGACGGGAAGATAGAGAAAACGGAGACTGTTCTGTTTCAAATGAATGACATGCAGAGCAAGCTGAAGGTAAATTTTATCTGTAACTTTTCCAGATTTTTGCAACAATTGGAATCAAATGAATTGGTGATAAATCTAGAGAGGAAAATGTGACAGCAATTACATCAGTTTGTTGATCTATTTACACGTTCCTTTAATTACTTATTGTACGGCTCCTGTCATGATCTTGGCTCAGGACGCAGCAACCAAAAGGAAGACAGCATTGGCAGCTGTGTATCAGCAGATGCGGGATATGTTGGCCCAAGAAGAACGTGAGGCCCAATATGAGGTGGACCACGAGCTTGAGAACAGCCAGACTAAACTTCAGGACCTCATGAAGAGGTTGATTGAGAATACTGAGAAGATGGCAAAAGCCCGTTCAGATGTCAACAGTCTACTGAGTCAGTCCCAAACCCTGGCCTTCCTACAGGTGGGATGAAAACTGTCACAGGAAGATGAAATAGGGGAGGGGTTAAGGGTGGGGTATTGAGATTTAGCCAAAAGACAAATGAGACCAAATAGactgaacagagagagagagattccAATTAAAATGAAGAAAGTGGTCTCAATATTGTAAGCACTTGGAATATTACAGTGTTTTATTAAAGGCGCCCCTCTTTATGCAAACCTGAGATGGAATGGCTGAGGCGAGAGAGGAACTGGCCTGTATGTTATTTGGGTGCATGCCATGTTTCAGCCAATACAGTTCATAGTGAAGCAAATATATAGACTTTCCActacagctgcagctgtttgtcaATTCATTGGCAAATATTTTGTCAAAAGATATataatttaagtcattttaaagcaaaaattaacatttgctggtttcagcTCGTCAAACGTGAgtatttgatgcttttctctgTGATATAGTATGAGAGTAAATTAAATGTCTTTGGGTTTTTGGACAGTTGTTCAAATTGAATATGCAACATGAATACATCAGCTTGGGTGGTAAAATAGTAGTATCACAGGTATTCCTTGTTTTTCCAtctttttattaacaaatccAATGGAACTATCCAATGAAGAGAACAGTGCATGCTGCTAAACCCTACACATACTACAGCCATGTCTTTCATGacttggaaaaaaacacatcccATCAACAGGTATATTTTCCCTTATTCGTCACAGGCTTCATTTGACTTGCCTAAGGCTGTAAAGTTTGATGCTCACATGCCTCGAATCACCCTGGACTCCAAGAAGGTGACAGCAACACAGACCTTTGCTGCTGCGCTGAGGGAGCATCTGACAGAGATCCTTAAACAGCCTGTTGAGGCCAGACTACTGATGCTTAAACAAGGTGGATGTACTGTGATATTTTTAGTGAGAGATTTTACAGTTGGAGATGTATTATTAAATTAGAATGTTAGCCGTGTCCAGTTTTGTTGCAGAACTTAACACTGGAATTGTTGCATCTCGTAAGTTTGTGTCATGTGGGGAAAGACTGGAAATTAATTACAACTATGATAGTTGTTCTGTTTTGTGGTGGTGGGATAATTGATAACATTCTAAGTATAAAAAAAGCTTTCCCTTTTGCAATCATTGTACCTGGGATGTTCTaactgcagttcatttaccATTCACAGATGAAAAAGCAGTTCCTGTCTCAGGACCTGCAAGTACTGAAAGTACTGGATCTCAGCCGGTATCTGGTATGTTCATCTTGATGAAAGTACCTATAATAAAATATCTACTCATATGTATATAAACAGTAACACATGTATCTGCACTGGTAGCTTTGAattcacagaaaaataataCTTGATCTTTGCTCATCAATATGTGCATGAAGTGGACATAGTGAATCCCTGAAGTTTTGATTTAAGCAACAAACCACTCGAAGCTGTGGTTTACAGTGACTTTAGAACTAAGGGGTGTTGTTAGGGAGAATGTTGGCAGTTAGCAGATTTAAACTTCAGATTAGGtttcttaaaaatgtaaatgggttaTTTAAATTGCcttaatacatgtgtttttgacatttctggCATCCCATTCCACTTGAATCAATCAGGAGAGAGGATTCCACATATTTATCTTCTGTATGAATGACGAGACTGTGAGACCCATGTTACTGACCAAACACTAAGCTATCAGTAATGGCTGTCAGAATGTATAGCAATTTAACACTTAATAAGGCATGTACATCACCGTATCGTTTGAGTCTGCTGTTGACTGGTCCAGTAGAGGCATATTGGTGTCACCCCTGACAGAGAGGTCTCTCTGATGATGCAAGCAATGGACTCATCTGCAGCTGTGACTGGGAAGAGCTTCCtgtagctgttgtgtttttgtgtgtgtgtgtgtgtgtgtgtgtgtgtacaacatCAAATTTCATATCGAACCATTTTATAACTTCTTAGTTGGTTCTTGCAACAGAGGACACAGGGTTAACAGCATCCGTTACCtcctttgatttacctgtccctgtcacaccactaacattatatgtatatatatatatatatatatatatatatatatatatatatatNNNNNNNNNNNNNNNNNNNNNNNNNNNNNNNNNNNNNNNNNNNNNNNNNNNNNNNNNNNNNNNNNNNNNNNNNNNNNNNNNNNNNNNNNNNNNNNNNNNNNNNNNNNNNNNNNNNNNNNNNNNNNNNNNNNNNNNNNNNNNNNNNNNNNNNNNNNNNNNNNNNNNNNNNNNNNNNNNNNNNNNNNNNNNNNNNNNNNNNNNNNNNNNNNNNNNNNNNNNNNNNNNNNNNNNNNNNNNNNNNNNNNNNNNNNNNNNNNNNNNNNNNNNNNNNNNNNNNNNNNNNNNNNNNNNNNNNNNNNNNNNNNNNNNNNNNNNNNNNNNNNNNNNNNNNNNNNNNNNNNNNNNNNNNNNNNNNNNNNNNNggtgtctgcctcccggaccgtaacaggaagatgattccacagaggaggagcctgatagctgaaggctctggctcctgatctacttttggagactttagggaccacgagtaaccctgcattctcagagcgcagtgttctagtgggataatatggcactatgagctctctaagatatgacagagcctgactatttagagctttgtaagttaggagtaggattttaaattcaattttggatttaacagggagccagtgcagagaagctaaaacacgAGAAAtgtgatctcgtttcttagttcctgtcagcaCACGTGCCGCTGCGTTCTGGATTAGCCGGAGAGTTTtcaaagacttattagagctacctgataatagagagttacagtaatccagcctagaggtaataAAAGCGTGGAcaaatttttctgcatctttttgggacaggataggcctaaaattcacaatattacgcagatgaaagaacgcagtccgtgaggtttgttttaaaggggagttaaaagacaaatcttggtcaaatattattcccaggtttcttacggtagtgctagaggccagagcaatgccatccagagaaactatatcatcagaCAAAGAATTTCTgaggtgtttggggccaagaacagtaatttcagttttgtctgaatttaacatcaggaaattggagctcatccaggtttttatgtctttaaggcatgtTTGAAGTTAAGTTAGTTGATctgtttcttctggctttatcaataaatacaattgtgtatcatccgcatagcaatggaaatttacaAAGTGacttctaatgatgttacctaagggaagcatatatagagtgaataggattggtctgagcacagaaccttgtggaactccaaaacaaattttagTACGTAGAGATCATCATGAACATGAAcgaactgaaaacgatcagatgaataagatttaaaccagcttagtgcagagccttttaggccaattaaatgttcaggtctctgtagcagaatttgatggtcaattgtgtcaaatgccgcactaagatctaataaaacaagtacagagacgagtcctttgtctgaagcaatcagaagatcatttgtaattttaaatagtgctgtctcagtgctatgatgcactctaaatcctgactgaaattcctcaaataaattattatcatggagaaagtcacacagctggtctgcgactactttctcaaggatctttgaaagaaagggacgATTAGAAATCgatctatagttggctaacacctctggatccagggtgggcttttttaggaggtttaattacagctaccctaaaggactgtggtacatagcctgttaata
The window above is part of the Epinephelus moara isolate mb chromosome 5, YSFRI_EMoa_1.0, whole genome shotgun sequence genome. Proteins encoded here:
- the LOC126389630 gene encoding E3 ubiquitin/ISG15 ligase TRIM25-like — translated: TCLTCMASFCDEHLRPHRENPIFRLHQLSEPVGDLSERICPDHHKLMELFCSQHCRPICSLCLQQVHKGCTFVSPEEQRNLIESDLRDKLGLLDGKIEKTETVLFQMNDMQSKLKDAATKRKTALAAVYQQMRDMLAQEEREAQYEVDHELENSQTKLQDLMKRLIENTEKMAKARSDVNSLLSQSQTLAFLQASFDLPKAVKFDAHMPRITLDSKKVTATQTFAAALREHLTEILKQPVEARLLMLKQDEKAVPVSGPASTESTGSQPVSEVPEPPEQKNMPSSHSPGCPPVQPLFQPIPVPVYIGSQAGWNLPQHHPPGVYRGPRFTGQKTNPQKCQGKTKTTISEKKEKKIICKPGHKGIPKKTGEASNRSHTVKNKEQDKRPPSASGGNNQSGKGSDFKKKDKPRSHPSSEKSTKPPPRPHKNK